The Actinocatenispora sera genome has a window encoding:
- a CDS encoding amino acid ABC transporter permease encodes MSTGVTGSGRGRPEPIRAVPVRHPGRWVAVAVLVVLALMFAHMLVTNKAFQWTFLFDNILSAPVVRGAVTSIELTVLAMIIGIALGVVLAVMRLSPNPILAGAAWVYVWFFRGVPRLVLCVLFGNLGILYSRLEFGLPFDHQLGALFGIDLNARLFGVNAVTLLSGFVAGLLALAMSEGAYMAEVVRGGIQSVDPGQAEAAQALGMRRPLLLRRIVLPQALRVIVPPTGNETIAMLKDTSLVAYVPVTNELFFQLQHIGARTYAIFPMLVAACIWYLAMTSVLMVGQHFLEKRFSRGHGPRAIRLRGARSAGAGGAVGTEVDS; translated from the coding sequence ATGTCGACCGGTGTGACGGGCTCCGGCCGGGGACGGCCGGAGCCGATCCGAGCGGTGCCGGTGCGCCACCCCGGCCGCTGGGTGGCGGTCGCGGTACTCGTCGTGCTCGCGCTGATGTTCGCGCACATGCTGGTGACGAACAAGGCGTTCCAGTGGACGTTCCTGTTCGACAACATCCTGTCGGCGCCGGTGGTGCGCGGCGCGGTGACCTCGATCGAACTGACCGTCCTGGCGATGATCATCGGGATCGCGCTCGGCGTGGTGCTCGCGGTGATGCGGTTGTCGCCCAACCCGATCCTCGCCGGCGCGGCCTGGGTGTACGTCTGGTTCTTCCGCGGCGTGCCGCGGCTGGTGCTGTGCGTGCTGTTCGGCAACCTGGGCATCCTGTACAGCCGGCTGGAGTTCGGGCTGCCGTTCGACCATCAGCTCGGTGCGCTGTTCGGCATCGACCTGAACGCGCGGCTGTTCGGCGTGAACGCCGTGACGCTGCTGAGCGGGTTCGTCGCCGGGCTGCTCGCGCTCGCGATGTCCGAGGGCGCGTACATGGCCGAGGTGGTGCGCGGTGGCATCCAGTCGGTGGATCCGGGCCAGGCCGAGGCGGCGCAGGCGCTCGGGATGCGCCGGCCGCTGCTGCTGCGGCGGATCGTGCTGCCGCAGGCGCTGCGGGTGATCGTGCCGCCGACCGGCAACGAAACGATCGCGATGCTCAAGGACACCTCGTTGGTGGCGTACGTGCCGGTGACCAACGAGCTGTTCTTCCAGCTGCAGCACATCGGTGCCCGCACCTACGCGATCTTCCCGATGCTGGTGGCCGCCTGCATCTGGTACCTGGCGATGACCTCGGTGCTGATGGTGGGGCAACACTTCCTGGAGAAGCGGTTCTCCCGCGGGCACGGGCCGCGGGCGATCCGGCTGCGGGGCGCGCGCTCCGCCGGCGCCGGTGGCGCGGTCGGTACGGAGGTGGACTCATGA
- a CDS encoding ABC transporter substrate-binding protein gives MVGRSGVRWACTGAVAAVLAVTLAACGGGSGGDGSGSGTGKPSPTPKVGVDKALAAKVPAAIKSKGTLKIGTDSSYAPNEFLASDGKTVEGWDVDLYNAVLAKLGLKATYESAKFGTIIAGVESGKYDAGVSSFTVNADRMKQANMVTYYSAGVWWATKKGNPKNVSPDAACGKTVAVQTDTIEVDDIQARSKKCTSAGKPAIKIDQYDGQDQATAAVVSGKDDAMLADSPIVAYALKQSKGQLESLGKIYEAAPYGYVIKKDQLAFAQAIQGALKALMADGTYEKILTNWGVQVGKIDNPTVNPSVSQ, from the coding sequence ATGGTTGGCAGGTCGGGCGTCCGGTGGGCGTGCACCGGCGCGGTCGCGGCCGTGCTGGCGGTGACGCTGGCCGCCTGCGGCGGTGGCAGCGGCGGCGACGGCTCCGGGTCGGGGACGGGCAAGCCGTCGCCGACGCCGAAGGTGGGGGTGGACAAGGCGCTGGCGGCGAAGGTACCGGCGGCGATCAAGAGCAAGGGCACGCTCAAGATCGGTACCGACTCGTCGTACGCGCCGAACGAGTTCCTGGCCTCCGACGGTAAGACCGTCGAGGGCTGGGACGTCGACCTGTACAACGCGGTGCTGGCGAAGCTGGGCCTGAAGGCGACGTACGAGTCGGCGAAGTTCGGCACGATCATCGCCGGCGTCGAGTCGGGCAAGTACGACGCGGGCGTGTCGTCGTTCACGGTCAACGCGGACCGGATGAAGCAGGCCAACATGGTCACGTACTACTCGGCCGGTGTCTGGTGGGCGACCAAGAAGGGCAACCCGAAGAACGTGTCGCCGGACGCGGCCTGCGGCAAGACCGTGGCGGTGCAGACCGACACGATCGAGGTCGACGACATCCAGGCGCGGTCGAAGAAGTGCACCTCGGCGGGTAAGCCGGCCATCAAGATCGACCAGTACGACGGTCAGGACCAGGCGACGGCCGCGGTCGTGTCGGGCAAGGACGACGCGATGCTGGCCGACTCGCCGATCGTGGCGTACGCGTTGAAGCAGTCGAAGGGGCAGCTGGAGTCGCTGGGCAAGATCTACGAGGCGGCGCCGTACGGGTACGTGATCAAGAAGGACCAGCTCGCGTTCGCGCAGGCCATCCAGGGCGCCCTGAAGGCGCTGATGGCGGACGGCACGTACGAGAAGATCCTGACGAACTGGGGCGTGCAGGTCGGCAAGATCGACAATCCGACGGTGAACCCGTCGGTGTCGCAGTAG
- a CDS encoding ABC transporter ATP-binding protein, with protein MLLELEDLVVAYGRIEALHGISLGIEEGEIVALIGANGAGKTTTMRAISGLRAAQQGRIRLQGRDITRMRADQRVVSGISQAPEGRGIFPGMTVEENLDLGCYTRRDTAGIAEDRDRVFDLFPRLAERRKQLGGTMSGGEQQMLTIGRALMARPKVLLLDEPSMGLAPMLIQQIFAIIAEINTQGTTILLVEQNAQQALSLAHRAYVLETGSIVRTGTGAELLADPTVQEAYLGVA; from the coding sequence ATGCTGCTTGAGTTGGAAGACCTGGTCGTCGCCTACGGTCGGATCGAGGCCCTGCACGGCATCAGCCTGGGCATCGAGGAGGGCGAGATCGTGGCGTTGATCGGCGCGAACGGCGCCGGGAAGACGACCACGATGCGGGCGATCTCCGGGCTGCGCGCGGCTCAGCAGGGCCGCATCCGGTTGCAGGGCCGCGACATCACCCGGATGCGGGCGGATCAGCGCGTGGTGTCGGGTATTTCGCAGGCGCCGGAGGGCCGCGGGATCTTCCCGGGCATGACGGTCGAGGAGAACCTGGACCTGGGCTGCTACACGCGCAGGGACACTGCCGGAATAGCCGAGGACCGGGATCGGGTGTTCGACCTGTTTCCGCGGTTGGCGGAGCGGCGCAAGCAGCTCGGCGGGACGATGTCTGGTGGAGAGCAGCAGATGCTCACGATCGGCCGGGCGCTGATGGCGCGGCCGAAGGTGTTGTTGCTCGACGAGCCGTCGATGGGGCTGGCGCCGATGTTGATCCAGCAGATCTTCGCGATCATCGCGGAGATCAACACGCAGGGTACGACGATCCTGCTGGTGGAGCAGAACGCGCAGCAGGCGCTGTCGCTGGCGCACCGTGCATACGTGCTGGAGACCGGAAGTATCGTACGCACCGGCACGGGCGCGGAGCTGCTCGCCGACCCGACGGTCCAGGAGGCCTACCTGGGCGTCGCGTAG
- a CDS encoding ABC transporter ATP-binding protein, with amino-acid sequence MRFGGVTALDHVSFTVNEGEILGLIGPNGAGKTTCFNVMTGVFRPTTGQVRLNGRPLVSRSRHQITRLGIARTFQNIRLFPEMTALENVLVGTDARHRTSVPGALLRLPRHRKEERAGRAKAHELLDFMGIGSTANQLARNLPYGDQRRLEIARALATEPALLCLDEPAAGFNPAEKEELLELIRRIRDRGQTVLLIEHDMRLVMGVTDRIVVLEFGRKIADAVPAEVRSDPKVVAAYLGVPDDAA; translated from the coding sequence ATGCGCTTCGGCGGGGTCACCGCGCTCGACCATGTCAGCTTCACGGTCAACGAGGGCGAGATCCTCGGGCTGATCGGGCCGAACGGCGCCGGCAAGACGACCTGCTTCAACGTGATGACCGGGGTGTTTCGGCCGACCACCGGTCAGGTGCGGCTCAACGGCCGGCCGCTGGTCAGCCGCAGCCGGCACCAGATCACCCGGCTGGGCATCGCCCGTACGTTCCAGAACATCCGGCTGTTTCCGGAGATGACGGCGCTGGAGAACGTGCTGGTCGGTACGGACGCCCGGCACCGCACCAGCGTGCCCGGTGCGTTGCTGCGGCTGCCGCGGCACCGCAAGGAGGAGCGGGCCGGGCGGGCGAAGGCGCACGAGCTGCTGGACTTCATGGGCATCGGGTCGACGGCGAACCAGTTGGCCCGCAACCTGCCGTACGGCGACCAGCGGCGGCTGGAGATCGCCCGGGCCCTGGCGACCGAGCCGGCGCTGCTGTGCCTGGACGAGCCGGCCGCCGGGTTCAACCCGGCGGAGAAGGAGGAGCTGCTGGAGCTGATCCGGCGGATCCGGGACCGGGGTCAGACGGTACTGCTGATCGAGCACGACATGCGGCTGGTGATGGGGGTGACCGACCGGATCGTGGTGTTGGAGTTCGGTCGCAAGATCGCCGACGCGGTGCCGGCGGAGGTGCGGTCGGATCCGAAGGTGGTCGCTGCGTATCTGGGGGTGCCGGACGATGCTGCTTGA
- a CDS encoding ABC transporter permease subunit: MRSRWRAIPRPVRILFGVAVAVFFYLLPNLAIPLIPTPDTNFASVLFTVAVYVLVGVGLNVVIGLAGLLDLGYIGFFAVGAYSVAIFGSPASPLATKYPWLMLIPIAIALSMVSGVILGGPTLRLRGDYLAIVTLGFGEIVRLIAVNWSITKGQIGIPSVPAPPGHWGNGDPIFGIIDTRPFYWLALTVVLICMFGVKLLESSRVGRSWLAIREDEDAAELMGVPAFKFKLWAFAIGAGLGGLSGALFASRQGFINSNSFDVLTSMLFVAAVVLGGAGNLAGVTLGAVLISYLPERFRGFADKRFLVFGLALIVIMIFRPQGLIPSRRRAVELADRKREAAEEATANV; this comes from the coding sequence ATGCGGTCGCGCTGGCGGGCGATTCCGCGGCCGGTGCGCATCCTGTTCGGGGTGGCGGTGGCGGTGTTCTTCTACCTGCTGCCGAACCTGGCGATTCCGTTGATCCCGACGCCGGACACGAACTTCGCCTCGGTGCTGTTCACCGTCGCGGTGTACGTGCTGGTCGGGGTCGGCCTGAACGTGGTGATCGGGCTGGCCGGCCTGCTGGATCTGGGCTACATCGGGTTCTTCGCGGTCGGCGCGTACTCGGTGGCGATCTTCGGTTCGCCCGCGTCGCCGCTCGCGACGAAGTACCCGTGGCTGATGCTGATCCCGATCGCGATCGCGTTGTCGATGGTGTCCGGGGTGATCCTGGGCGGGCCGACGCTGCGGTTGCGCGGCGACTACCTGGCGATCGTGACGTTGGGCTTCGGTGAGATCGTCCGGCTGATCGCGGTCAACTGGTCGATCACGAAGGGCCAGATCGGTATCCCGAGCGTGCCGGCGCCGCCGGGCCACTGGGGCAACGGCGATCCGATCTTCGGGATCATCGACACCCGGCCGTTCTACTGGCTGGCGCTGACCGTCGTGCTGATCTGCATGTTCGGCGTCAAGCTGCTGGAGTCCAGCCGGGTGGGCCGGTCCTGGCTCGCGATCCGGGAGGACGAGGACGCCGCGGAGCTGATGGGTGTCCCGGCGTTCAAGTTCAAGCTGTGGGCGTTCGCGATCGGTGCCGGCCTGGGTGGCCTGTCCGGTGCGCTGTTCGCCAGCCGGCAGGGCTTCATCAACTCCAACTCGTTCGACGTGTTGACCTCGATGCTGTTCGTCGCGGCCGTGGTGCTGGGCGGGGCGGGCAACCTGGCCGGGGTGACGCTCGGTGCGGTGCTCATCTCGTACCTGCCGGAGCGGTTCCGGGGGTTCGCCGACAAGCGGTTCCTGGTGTTCGGCCTCGCGCTGATCGTGATCATGATCTTCCGGCCGCAGGGGTTGATCCCCAGCCGGAGACGCGCGGTGGAGCTGGCCGACCGCAAACGCGAGGCTGCGGAGGAGGCGACCGCGAATGTCTGA
- a CDS encoding branched-chain amino acid ABC transporter permease — protein sequence MNFHFLFSNIGDLTVTGLSQGAIYALIALGYTLVYGLLKLINFAHSEVFMMGTFGALIAWNLVGLHENDPVPSLPMMVVYLLVGLVGAMVWSGVTALTVEFVAYRPLRRRNAPRLVFLITAIGASVAISEAVGVITGRNQYGMPDLFKTANLITIGNVHVTNVDLGVLLAAIVMMVVLDQFINRTRLGRGIRAVAQDPDTAALMGINKNRVIVLTFALGGVMAGAAALLYNLKIGVTRADIGFLLGIKAFTAAVLGGIGNLRGALLGGLALGLVENYGSALFGTSWRDVVAFVVLVVILMFRPTGLLGESLGKARA from the coding sequence TTGAATTTCCATTTCCTGTTCTCGAACATCGGTGACCTGACGGTCACCGGTCTGTCCCAGGGCGCGATCTACGCGTTGATCGCCCTGGGCTACACGCTGGTGTACGGCCTGCTCAAGCTGATCAACTTCGCGCACTCCGAAGTGTTCATGATGGGTACCTTCGGCGCGTTGATCGCCTGGAACCTGGTGGGCCTGCACGAGAACGATCCGGTCCCGTCGCTGCCGATGATGGTGGTGTACCTGCTGGTGGGGCTGGTCGGCGCGATGGTGTGGTCGGGTGTGACGGCGTTGACCGTCGAGTTCGTGGCGTACCGACCGCTGCGGCGGCGCAACGCGCCCCGGTTGGTCTTCCTGATCACCGCGATCGGCGCCTCGGTGGCGATCAGCGAGGCGGTGGGTGTCATCACCGGCCGCAACCAGTACGGCATGCCGGATCTGTTCAAGACCGCGAACCTGATCACCATCGGCAACGTGCACGTGACCAACGTCGATCTCGGCGTGCTGCTGGCCGCGATCGTGATGATGGTGGTGCTGGACCAGTTCATCAACCGGACCCGGCTGGGCCGGGGTATCCGCGCGGTGGCGCAGGATCCGGACACGGCCGCGCTGATGGGCATCAACAAGAACCGCGTGATCGTGCTGACGTTCGCGCTGGGCGGGGTGATGGCCGGTGCGGCCGCCCTGCTGTACAACCTGAAGATCGGCGTGACTCGCGCCGACATCGGCTTCCTGCTGGGTATCAAGGCGTTCACCGCCGCGGTACTGGGCGGGATCGGCAACCTGCGGGGTGCGCTGCTGGGCGGTCTCGCGTTGGGGCTGGTGGAGAACTACGGCTCGGCGCTGTTCGGTACGTCCTGGCGGGACGTGGTGGCGTTCGTGGTGCTGGTGGTCATCCTGATGTTCCGGCCGACCGGCCTGTTGGGTGAGTCGCTCGGAAAGGCGCGCGCATGA
- a CDS encoding branched-chain amino acid ABC transporter substrate-binding protein: MNVRVTRAWLVVPVALSAVVAMSACAEQNGGSSASGKCDSKIAFFGARTGPNANLGINIYNGVKLAVDQYNAKHKDCKVTLESKDSQGDEKQAPGLAQQLVQDQKVVGVVGPAFSGESEAADGIFDQGGLPLISASATNPSLSQKGWKVFHRMLGNDNAQGPAAATYLKDTVKAKKVFVIDDTTAYGKGLSDVVKQSLGSAVVSTDTVQPKQTDFQATVAKVKSSKADAVFYGGYYAEAGPFVKQLRAANVKATFVSDDGVKDEGFVKGAGNAAAEGAVVTCPCIPGDEAKGTFFADYKKAFGKEPGTYGPEAFDSTNVFLDGIAAGKTSRKDMLSFIDSYDKDGVTKHIKFDKNGEIAKSEIVIWSYKVSGGEIVKDQEIKATS; encoded by the coding sequence GTGAACGTCAGGGTGACACGAGCGTGGCTGGTGGTCCCGGTCGCGCTGTCGGCGGTGGTGGCGATGAGCGCCTGTGCCGAGCAGAACGGTGGTTCGTCCGCGTCGGGCAAGTGCGACTCGAAGATCGCCTTCTTCGGCGCGCGCACCGGTCCGAACGCGAACCTCGGTATCAACATCTACAACGGCGTGAAGCTGGCGGTCGACCAGTACAACGCGAAGCACAAGGACTGCAAGGTGACCCTGGAGTCGAAGGACTCGCAGGGTGACGAAAAGCAGGCGCCGGGTCTGGCCCAGCAGCTCGTGCAGGACCAGAAGGTCGTCGGTGTGGTCGGCCCGGCGTTCTCCGGTGAGTCGGAGGCCGCGGACGGCATCTTCGACCAGGGCGGGTTGCCGTTGATCTCGGCGTCGGCGACCAACCCGTCGCTGTCCCAGAAGGGCTGGAAGGTCTTCCACCGGATGCTGGGCAACGACAACGCCCAGGGCCCGGCGGCGGCGACCTACCTCAAGGACACGGTCAAGGCGAAGAAGGTCTTCGTCATCGACGACACCACCGCGTACGGCAAGGGTCTGTCCGACGTGGTGAAGCAGAGCCTGGGTTCCGCGGTGGTCAGCACCGACACGGTGCAGCCGAAGCAGACCGACTTCCAGGCGACCGTGGCGAAGGTCAAGAGCTCGAAGGCGGACGCGGTCTTCTACGGCGGGTACTACGCCGAGGCGGGTCCGTTCGTGAAGCAGCTGCGGGCGGCGAACGTGAAGGCGACGTTCGTGTCCGACGACGGCGTGAAGGACGAGGGCTTCGTCAAGGGCGCCGGCAACGCGGCGGCCGAGGGTGCCGTGGTGACCTGCCCGTGCATCCCGGGTGACGAGGCGAAGGGCACGTTCTTCGCCGACTACAAGAAGGCGTTCGGCAAGGAACCGGGCACCTACGGTCCGGAGGCGTTCGACTCCACGAACGTGTTCCTGGACGGGATTGCCGCCGGCAAGACGTCGCGCAAGGACATGCTGTCGTTCATCGACTCGTACGACAAGGACGGCGTGACCAAGCACATCAAGTTCGACAAGAACGGCGAGATCGCGAAGTCGGAGATCGTGATCTGGTCGTACAAGGTCTCCGGCGGCGAGATCGTGAAGGACCAGGAGATCAAGGCCACCAGTTGA
- a CDS encoding ANTAR domain-containing response regulator: MSAEQTGETARRRVLIAEDEALIRLDLAEMLAEEGYEVVGEAGDGETAVRLTREHKPDLVILDVKMPIMDGIAAAEQIAGDRLAPVVILTAFSQRDLVERAQAAGAMAYLVKPFQKSDLVPAIEIALSRFAELAALEAEVASLGERLDSRKAIDRAKGQLMTQYGMSEPDAFRWIQRAAMDHRLTMRQVADRIVAEGGTARTEGAEA; encoded by the coding sequence GTGAGTGCGGAACAGACGGGCGAGACCGCCCGCCGGCGGGTGCTGATCGCGGAGGACGAGGCGCTGATCCGGCTCGATCTCGCCGAGATGCTGGCCGAGGAGGGCTACGAGGTCGTCGGCGAGGCCGGGGACGGGGAAACCGCGGTCCGGCTCACCCGCGAGCACAAACCCGACCTGGTGATCCTCGACGTGAAGATGCCGATCATGGACGGCATCGCCGCCGCCGAGCAGATCGCCGGCGACCGGCTCGCGCCGGTGGTCATCCTGACCGCGTTCAGCCAGCGTGACCTGGTGGAGCGGGCGCAGGCGGCCGGTGCGATGGCATACCTGGTGAAGCCGTTCCAGAAGAGCGACCTGGTGCCGGCGATCGAGATCGCGCTGTCCCGGTTCGCCGAGCTGGCGGCGCTGGAGGCCGAGGTGGCGAGCCTCGGTGAGCGGCTCGACTCGCGCAAGGCGATCGACCGGGCAAAGGGTCAGTTGATGACGCAGTACGGGATGAGCGAGCCGGACGCGTTCCGGTGGATCCAGCGCGCCGCGATGGACCACCGGCTGACCATGCGTCAGGTGGCGGACCGCATCGTCGCCGAGGGCGGTACGGCCCGCACCGAGGGCGCCGAGGCCTGA
- a CDS encoding helix-turn-helix domain-containing protein, translating to MHPPETYERAVRLRESGVSLARIADQLGLPRGTVAHWIYGSRARHMALLRAKQPVRVCAGCTRDPGDLDDPRAYAYLLGQYLGDGHLVTSARVPVLRVYCANAYPDIIEECRQAMLRVFARSVSIVPRAGCVGVQSYSTHWPHLFPQHGPGPKHRRPISLVNWQQAVVAEQPRALLRGLIHADGCRCINRVTTRGKQYAYPRYLFANESVDILGICGAALDRIGARWRFNRRNSISVATRADVALLDEFIGPKT from the coding sequence ATGCATCCGCCCGAGACCTACGAGCGCGCCGTGCGGCTTCGCGAATCGGGCGTTTCCCTCGCCCGGATCGCTGACCAGCTCGGCCTGCCCCGCGGAACGGTCGCGCACTGGATCTACGGCTCGCGCGCCCGACACATGGCGCTGCTTCGGGCGAAGCAGCCGGTCCGGGTCTGCGCCGGCTGCACCCGGGACCCCGGCGATCTCGACGACCCTCGGGCGTACGCGTACCTGCTCGGTCAGTACCTCGGCGACGGCCACCTGGTCACCAGCGCCCGGGTGCCGGTGTTGCGGGTCTACTGCGCGAACGCGTACCCGGACATCATCGAGGAGTGCCGGCAGGCGATGCTCAGGGTGTTCGCCAGGAGCGTCAGCATCGTGCCGAGGGCCGGCTGCGTAGGAGTGCAGAGCTATTCGACGCACTGGCCGCATCTGTTCCCACAGCACGGCCCAGGGCCGAAGCACCGCCGCCCGATCTCGCTGGTGAACTGGCAGCAGGCGGTGGTCGCGGAGCAGCCACGAGCGCTGCTCCGCGGCTTGATTCACGCCGACGGATGTCGGTGCATCAACCGGGTGACGACGCGCGGCAAGCAGTACGCGTATCCGCGGTATCTGTTCGCGAACGAGTCGGTGGACATTCTGGGCATCTGCGGGGCGGCGCTGGACCGGATCGGGGCGCGCTGGCGGTTCAACCGGCGCAACAGCATCTCGGTGGCGACCCGGGCGGACGTCGCGCTGCTGGACGAGTTCATCGGCCCCAAGACCTGA
- a CDS encoding daunorubicin resistance protein DrrA family ABC transporter ATP-binding protein — protein MTYAIEAEGLVKRFGATTALAGVDLAAPAGRVLGLLGPNGAGKTTAVRVLATLIRPDAGTARVSGFDVVRQAHEVRQLVALTGQYAALDEGLTGVQNLILVGRLLGLSRREAKARAAALLARFGLSEAGARRAKTYSGGMRRRLDLAVSLVGRPSVLYLDEPTTGLDPHSRNELWSIVRGLVADGATVLLTTQYMDEADQLADDIVVVDRGTVIATGTPDELKTRTGGQTLEIRPTDPDRIEEAAGIVAALAGVRPVAEGGRLSAPVSDPALPAAVLRRLDDAAITVTELALRLPSLDDVFLSLTGHRAQAQAEGEPMVETVSGRA, from the coding sequence GTGACGTACGCGATCGAGGCCGAGGGGCTGGTGAAGCGGTTCGGCGCGACGACCGCGCTGGCCGGGGTGGATCTGGCGGCGCCGGCCGGCCGGGTGCTGGGGCTGCTGGGTCCCAACGGCGCGGGGAAGACGACCGCGGTGCGGGTGCTGGCGACGCTGATCCGGCCGGACGCCGGGACGGCGCGGGTGTCCGGGTTCGACGTGGTGCGTCAGGCGCACGAGGTGCGCCAGCTGGTCGCCCTGACCGGCCAGTACGCGGCGCTGGACGAGGGTCTGACCGGGGTGCAGAACCTGATCCTGGTGGGCCGGCTGCTGGGGTTGTCCCGGCGCGAGGCGAAGGCGCGGGCAGCGGCGTTGTTGGCGCGGTTCGGGTTGTCGGAGGCCGGCGCCCGGCGCGCGAAGACGTACTCGGGTGGGATGCGCCGGCGGTTGGACCTCGCGGTGAGCCTGGTGGGCCGGCCGAGCGTGCTGTATCTCGACGAGCCGACGACGGGCCTGGACCCGCACTCGCGCAACGAGCTGTGGTCGATCGTGCGGGGGCTGGTGGCGGACGGGGCGACGGTGCTGCTGACCACGCAGTACATGGACGAGGCGGACCAGTTGGCGGACGACATCGTGGTGGTGGACCGGGGCACGGTGATCGCAACGGGTACGCCGGACGAGTTGAAGACCCGCACGGGTGGTCAGACGTTGGAGATCCGGCCGACGGATCCGGACCGGATCGAGGAGGCGGCGGGCATCGTGGCGGCGTTGGCGGGGGTACGGCCGGTGGCCGAGGGCGGGCGGTTGTCGGCGCCGGTGTCGGATCCGGCGTTGCCGGCGGCCGTGTTGCGCCGGTTGGACGATGCGGCGATCACGGTGACGGAGCTGGCGTTGCGTCTCCCGAGCCTGGACGACGTGTTCCTGTCGTTGACCGGCCACCGGGCGCAGGCGCAGGCCGAGGGCGAGCCGATGGTCGAGACCGTGTCGGGGAGGGCGTGA
- a CDS encoding ABC transporter permease, with protein sequence MASVAAPATHRLAPWTAVQHCFTLAWRNLVQLKSNPGELAGFIIQPLVFIVLFVYVFGGAIAGTSGSYLQYVLPGLIAQSGVFSIMATGAGLNQDITNGVFDRLRSLPIARSAPLVGRTMGELVRFAASLVILLAFGMLIGFRVHTNPLEAAAGLLLVLAFGVGLAWVSMLIGLLAKSATTVQLFSGVLMFPITFGSNVMVQTSTMPGWLQAWANVNPVSYLSTAVRGLLTGTPLGSSVWWSLGWSVLLTAVFAPLAIAAYRRKV encoded by the coding sequence ATGGCGAGCGTGGCGGCGCCGGCGACGCACCGGTTGGCTCCGTGGACGGCGGTGCAGCACTGCTTCACCCTGGCCTGGCGCAACCTGGTGCAGCTGAAGTCGAATCCGGGTGAGCTGGCGGGTTTCATCATCCAGCCGCTGGTGTTCATCGTGCTGTTCGTGTACGTGTTCGGCGGTGCGATCGCGGGAACGTCGGGCTCGTACCTGCAGTACGTGTTGCCGGGGCTGATCGCGCAGTCGGGCGTGTTCTCGATCATGGCGACGGGTGCCGGGCTCAACCAGGACATCACGAACGGGGTGTTCGACCGGTTGCGGAGCCTGCCGATCGCCCGGTCGGCGCCGCTGGTGGGGCGCACGATGGGCGAGCTGGTGCGGTTCGCGGCGTCGCTGGTGATCTTGCTGGCGTTCGGGATGCTGATCGGGTTCCGGGTGCACACCAACCCGCTGGAGGCAGCGGCGGGCCTGCTGCTGGTGCTGGCGTTCGGGGTGGGCCTTGCGTGGGTGTCGATGCTGATCGGGCTGTTGGCGAAGTCGGCGACGACGGTGCAGTTGTTCTCCGGGGTGTTGATGTTCCCGATCACGTTCGGCTCGAACGTGATGGTGCAGACGAGCACGATGCCGGGGTGGCTGCAGGCGTGGGCGAACGTCAACCCGGTGTCGTACCTGTCGACCGCGGTGCGGGGGCTGCTGACCGGTACCCCGCTGGGTTCGTCGGTGTGGTGGTCGTTGGGCTGGTCGGTGTTGTTGACGGCGGTCTTCGCGCCGTTGGCGATCGCGGCGTACCGGCGCAAGGTGTGA